One Mustelus asterias chromosome 12, sMusAst1.hap1.1, whole genome shotgun sequence genomic region harbors:
- the LOC144501787 gene encoding uncharacterized protein LOC144501787: MDSDENVKDLVFEGYLKKRKDKMKFAWSKYWFRLQNTTLFFYTEKDCEACHLRGQYYIYTVQSVREIKATNREYPFEIVMKSGKRKLLAAESSDLRTVWMEFLWKAMQLPGPGKKNSSCTWHDIPCLIERAASLCQDTTKRENSSRLFRSSDTEGQDFTSDTARLPKSSVASREASFKYLNVSVEPYYVSSSSVTSSSTGEEDVDNETLFKDIPCNQPPNKQETKAGVALSPWPEVADRVNCQSGAYDIPKSVEKLKIDSNVQSCPDEPFTSSSNTGLLDEIISDCRISTYHWLDSTESQNASIPT; this comes from the exons ATGGATTCTGATGAAAATGTCAAAGACCTGGTTTTTGAAGGATATTTGAAAAAGCGAAAAGATAAAATG AAGTTTGCTTGGTCAAAATACTGGTTTAGGCTCCAAAATACCACTTTATTTTTCTACACTGAAAAGGATTGTGAGGCA TGTCACCTCCGGGGTCAATACTACATTTACACG GTTCAGTCAGTGAGAGAAATCAAAGCCACAAACCGCGAGTATCCATTTGAAATAGTCATGAAAAGTGGGAAAAGGAAATTGCTG GCTGCAGAAAGTTCGGACCTGCGCACCGTGTGGATGGAGTTTCTGTGGAAAGCCATGCAGCTTCCAGGACCTGGGAAGAAGAACTCCTCCTGTACATG GCACGACATTCCCTGTCTGATTGAAAGAGCAGCATCGCTTTGCCAGGACACGACCAAGCGGGAAAATTCCTCAAGGTTGTTCAGATCCTCGGATACAGAGGGCCAGGACTTCACCTCAGACACTGCACGTCTCCCCAAATCTTCTGTTGCATCTCGCGAGGCTTCGTTTAAGTATTTAAACGTTTCAG TTGAACCTTATTATGTGAGCTCCAGTAGTGTAACATCATCCAGCACAGGAGAAGAGGATGTGGATAATGAAACCCTATTTAAAG ATATTCCATGTAACCAACCCCCAAATAAACAGGAGACAAAGGCAGGTGTCGCTCTGAGTCCATGGCCTGAAGTTGCTGACAGAG TAAACTGTCAGAGTGGGGCCTATGATATTCCTAAATCCGTTGAGAAGTTAAAGATCGATTCTA ATGTCCAGTCTTGCCCTGATGAACCATTCACCTCCAGCTCCAACACAGGGCTATTGGATGAAATCATTTCAGACTGCAGGATTTCCACTTACCACTGGCTGGATTCCACTGAGTCACA GAATGCTTCTATCCCAACCTAA